ATCTTGCTCATAGTTATTTGGATGAGCGACATATGACAAAGCAATGATCCAATCATGATACATCATCAAATGAGTTGTAGAAACTGATTTGACCTGAAGGATGCATCACTAATCTTGTGTTGCTATAAAGGAAtggtttattatttttatttattcgtATGTAAAGAGGCATTTTACAGGGTTGATCTAAACTTGTTTGCATTGATCAATACAGATTACAATATGATATTAATAAATCTTTTAAGTACAAATCATAATGATATAGTCCTCATTGTGTACACAAACCATTGTTTTGCAAAGTTTTTCCAAACAATTTGGATCTAAGATGTTAAGAAATTACCCAACCCAAACTATAGTTGAATCAGTGATAATCGGAGTTCAGATCCAACTATGCAATTCAAATGAAATGGCCACCACAGCCATTAACCTAATTAGTAATATAAAAATAACTAGATGCATAAAttatagggtaatttacagcgccaccccttggataatgccacaattataagaccactccatctgtttcaccaaattagactcagaccccctatcgtcagtcactgttaaggaatattaccttatatgctgatatcaacaactatattttattttaaataccaaaatacccttattaaatataaagtaccaaaaataccctttaatAAGTTACCAATTCCCATTTCAAGACCTAATTTACTTTTGTCCCAAATGGATAGATCACCGGTGATCGTTCAGAGCAGTGGCATCGACGATGGACAGCGACAAGTAGTGACCAGGTGGAACCCCTCTGACCTTCGATTGtgtatttcttctctctttagttcATCAGATTCTAGCTCAACGTTGCTCTAGTGCCTAATAAGGATCGTAAGCAATTTTTTTGATTTCCCCTCGGAGATAGCTAGGAACGGAATTATTTCTCATTCCGGCTTGAATCCCATATTCTGCTTTCAGAAAGGAAGAACTAAAAAGCAGTTTTCAGCCAACTTATATGCGTTTATTCTCTACAGGCGGCAATCTGTTTTCAGCCAATCGTTGTAATCGCCTCTGTTTTGGGTGAAACATATCTGAGATCTTAGAGATTTGGAAGTATCGATTTAAGTTAGTAAATCTGATGAAGCCAGTAAATCtgatttttgttttgtctttAGAAAGAATGTATCAAAAAATTCACAACTCAACTGGACATCAAAGTTCAGAATTAACGGGCCATGGGAACATCTTCATTGCTTCCATAGTTTCCTGTCTAAGATGTGTTTCCTTTGTGGTCTACAGTtgtatgttttctttttatcaTAAAGAAAGTAGAGTCCAGTGATAGAAATCATCTTCTGAGTCCATCACTGtcttaattttttccttttttttcatttcttctctctctctctctctctctctctctctctctctctctctctctctctctccgtgttctttcttccttacCTACTATTGGTCGATTATTGTTGGGTTCTCTGAAGTTCTACTGTTAATTCCTCTCCCTTGCCTCCCTCGCCTCCCTCCCCTAGCCTCCCTCCTCTTTTCCAGCCCTTACCATATTGTTGGGTGTCAAGAGAATGAAAgataaattcaattatttgCTATTCCATTGTCTCGACTCTGTTTACACCACTTGCTTAAGCCTGAGAGTGGATTTTGTACTAAGAAGTTGACCCTACCTGCCTCTGTATGGTTAAGAGTGTGATATTTCATAATTCCTATCATGAATGATTGCCCAATTTATGCTTCATAGATTTGGTGAGATCAATGGGACTTGGGAGAATATACACATTACTGCGTAGAAAGATTTTACAGGCAGATATCAGCCAATGGAGTTGGAACCATCAAGGGCTTGCTGATATAAGCCAATGAGATTCACCTAGtgatagagaagaaaaaaaaaattaaaacgaACCTTCTCGCCGGCAACCTAAGATGGCAGCGATAGGAGGCGCACTTCTCATCGTAGACGAAAGGAGAAGTATTTGTCAACGGCAGAACCAGTAGTACTTGGCTAGAACTCATCTGAAACCTTGGTCGTAGGTATGGAGAacaggagagaaagagataaaggagaatgaaatggtaaagtggtaaagaggggtatttttgggataaggaaaatgggtaacttatcagtgttttactcataaggatAAAAgcgtcatttcatagcattccttaatagtgactgacggtaggggttctgagtctaatttgatgaaacagagggggtggtcttataattgtggcattcttcagggggtggcgctgtaaattaccctaaattaTATCAATGGTATTTTCTGCCATGCTGCATACAGTCTGCACCATCTTACAAGAAGAAACCCcacccctatggccaatgcccTGGCCCCTCAACTCCTCTTATTGGCTCCCACACTAGCGCAAGGCACGCACAATCAGACAAAAGTTTTGTTCCCAAAAATTGattacccaaaaccctaactccTCTTATTGGCCCCCACACTAGTGCAAGGCACGCACAATTggacaacaatctttttcccaaaaattgATTACCCAAAACCCTTGtttttggggggttgggggaTGGGTCAGTGAGAgggggaggtggaggtggaggtgggggtgtgggtgtgggtgcaTGGTTCTAAATATCGGTATCGGATCATTCATATCGGGCAATCGATACCAATTTTGCATGTTCTCGATCTTGATACCTGGTCGATACCATATTTGATGCAACAATATGGACCAGaagtaaaaatgtcaaaaaaaccTTCTTTCTTGGTATATTAGGGGTATTTCTGTGTGATAGGGACGATCCTATACCAATCATTAATTTTTGGGATGGCTAATAATCGATTTCATACTGTGCACTAAACCACGTGTGGGTAGGGGAGGGTTCTCCCAGCAAGGAGCATTGGAGTATGACTATTAATATCGATCCCAGACAATTTAcatgtaatttatttatttatttatttttattattattattattattattattattattattattattattatttttaactaTAACCAAAGGGAATTAGATGCaaattaaagtgaaatttaataaccggACTTTCCTTCACTTCaattccattgcaaccaaacaaaaccaAGACTAGCACTTTAAACATTTCCATCATGCTTAATGGTTGGATTATGTGAATCAGCACAAACTCCTAATTGAACATGGAAAGAGATTAGCTAGACAAGATGTATGCATGAATACCAACCAATCAAGttaaccaaaagaaaaacatacCAACAAAATGATTTAGGTTGAACATTAATGGCGTATTTGGAAGATAACTGGCAGAGCTTTCTATCTTTAGTTGGGCCAccttggaaaaaaaatgaaaagtcttAAGGAATTATTCAATATAAATGTACTTTCACAAATATAATTAGGTATCAATAATTTTTAACATAAATtgataaacggtttcaatttggtttttacacccttatttttttgtctCCAGAGCATGGTTTTAGAGCACGGTATCAGAATGTGCATCGATCATCCCCAAACCATTATGGTATCAAAATGTATCGATATTGGATCACCTATATCGACCAAGTATCAGGATTAGACACTTGCCAAATTGCTATAGATCGTCCGATACGAATAACCTAGTACAGGTAATTTGACACCAATGCTTAGAACCATGCTCCAAAATAAAGgataaatttatcaaaatacCTTTATACTTTGTCGTCAagcaaagtaaaaaaaaaaaaaaagaccaaattAAGCCACCAATACTTGGTCCCGTAGCCAAGAAACTGAATTTTACCTAATTACCCTTCTTACTTTGTCCATGAGACTAGTATGTAATCATCAATTAGAGCTGTAAGCCAATCCCTATAATACCCCTCCCTTCTCCATTTATCCTATAAAAGAACCCTCCCTCCCCTACCGGTCTCTCTGACCTAATCCTCTGTCCTCTTCAACTCCAAATGGTAGAGTCTTGTttgctttaaccattggataGGGAGCATTTGGGTTTCTGTTTGACAATTTCTGCACAACCCGTGATATGACACCACCAACCAAAGAAGGAAGATTTAACCATATGTTTTCTCTCATTATCGCAGATGACATTAATGTGAGACTGTGAAAGCTTGACACAGAAAAAAAGAGACAGTGAGGCGGCCAAGAATATTACCCAAATTGGGTAAATGATAAGGGGAGCTAGCTGGCCAAAACCTTGTGAGTTTAGGAGAGAGCGGGTgagtttatttttttctcttttttacttttttttttaaataaacccATTTCACATTACACCTTCAATTCTTGGAACTTTAATTCTGGAATCTGGAGTTATGCtgtggggttagggtttggacTTCATAGACCAgtacagtctctctctctctctctctcaaaggagGCACCCAGATCCTCTCTAGCATAGGATGGATGCTATGAGTATCCTATGGCTTGGTGCCCCTTGAAGTGCATGTTCGGATACTCCCAGCCATAGAATGTTCATTGCATCCCATCCTTTGTTAGGGAGGATCAGGATCAGGATCCATAAAGGAGTCTGAGAGAAAATcattttaaagtataaaattttattattgaaTAATTATCCATGTAGTGATCGAATGGTATCTTTtctgaaaattagaaaataaattccaatTAATTACTTTCACAGTtgtattgaaaaatattttacatAAATTATcatttaaatgaaaattttaataataaatcaaatggTAAACATCAGCATActtttatgaagaaaaaaaaatacataattaatCTTCATAcaagcttttttttctttttattgagtTAATCTTCGTACAAGCTGGTTAAAGAATTGTGGCCAGTCTGATTTTTGGGAACCTAAAACCAGACCAATGTTACCAAAAAGAATTCTATTCCCAATCTATTCCTgcaaaacataaatcaaatcCCCATAATACGCCTCCCCCTCCTCCATTTCTTCCTATAAAGGACCCACCTCCCTCCCACCTCTTGTACAAGAGAACTGTCTCTCTTCTCTACCCTCCCCAAAGCCATAATAGCAGCTCTCTACGCTCCCCTGCTGCCCAAGATCTTCCCCACCCCCTTTGTGCACATCTTCACACCCTAATCATAACCAAGAACACACTCCACCCACTTTCTTCATACATCACTCACACACCCTCACAACGCGTGATCGTCTCTGGGGTCAGCATCCAACTGTCAACATCtttgatgagaaaaaaaagagtggtCTCTCTATCTTTCTATGGTTTTTGTATGAAACTATGAAATGAGTGTTTATGATCAATAATGGTGCACAGGTAATCCCAAGGAACTTTGCCAGATCAAATGGTCTTATAGGAGAAAGCTTTGAAATGATCCTTAAAGATCAAGAAAGTGGTCGGTCTTGGCCTGTCCAATtaagacataaaaaggatgGCCGGGTGTACTTCAAAGGTGGTTTGCGTGATTTTGCAGTTGCGAATCACCTGAAGAAAGACCAACTTTGCATTTCCAGGCTCATTTGCTCCGGCAACAAGTGAGTAATAAATCCTTAATTTTTTACTTGGATTTTCTTAGAAAGGGGTTTCCTTGGACTCATCTGGTTATTGATCAGCTTCTTTGTGATTCCAGAAATGATGGGAAAATGGTACTTCATGTCACAGTGGACGACAATGCTTATGGGGGAAAACCTTCCTTCATGACTTCCTTGGAATGGGTGGACTCGGCAATTCGGTGAGGCCATACAAATTATATGCATCtagttattttatatttctagaCATCACCGTTTTAAGAATGGCAATTAGGTGATTCTCCCTTGGAGAACgttagaggaagagaagaagaagaagaagtgcagatctgagcagatccgagcagatccgagcaggTCCGAGCAGGtccgagcagatccgagcagatctgaAGTTCTCACGGCGTCCGAAGGGGAAACTGGATCTGTGAATCTCCTTCACTAGCCTGGGAACGAGCTGAAGAAGAAATGCGACCACCTCTTTAAGTATAAGCCACCACCGAAGTCAAGGCTTCTTCTGAAGTTTATGAGTTGTCATCGTCTGACGGAAAGATAGAGGGGATCTGAATTATCCACTGTTTTGGAGCAGCCATGATCGAAAATATATGAGAAGAAGAGATCGAGTAGTTCTTTCCGGGTGTGATCTACAACTGACTGAGATCTCGCTTTGCTTTGGAGCTTCTTCTGAGCTTCCGATCTACTGATAATGAACATCTAGATACAACATTCGATCTTCACTGCGGATTTGTCGGCGCcaaggaaaggagagaaaggtaagttgcaggttcggttgttCCAGCagcaaggaaagaagaagagaagaagagaagaagaagaagaagaagaagaagtgcagatctgagcagatccgagcagatctgaAGTTCTCACGGCGTCTGAAGGGTGAGGGAGATTTCTCAGTTTCGTTTTGATTTCGAGAGGGGGAGATCTGTTGAATAACCAAGGAAGGGGACTGAAACAGAAATCTGGGGAGACGATGGCGTTTTTGAATGTGGTAGATGATGGTAGAGATATGGATCATGACCCAGGGGGAGGAAGACCGCCGGATAGGGGCAGGCAACTACGCCTTACTGATTTctggaaaattaaattaaaggaTGCATCAGAAGCGGTTAGAGAAGAATCTGAGTTTCAAGCCAAAGAAGATCTGAGTACTAAGGTGGATGACAGCAGAAATCAGAAAGATAGAGGGGATGGTGCGAAGAAAACTTTTTCTACTGTTGTGGGTAAGGCTTTACCGGACGTGGAGCAGTTGCCGGATCCAATACATGCTGGGGCGCACACTAAGATTATCATCCCGCAGGAGGCATATGAGGAGAGGCTGGAAAAATTCAAGTTTGCTTTGATAGGTCGGGCAAACTTCAAATTTATGTCACTGAATGATATTCGTAAAGCTGCAGGAGAGGGGTGGAATTTGAAGGGGAGAATTTCTTTGTCTCCTATGGGGAAAGGattcattttatttcagtttgagttggAAGGAGATATGTCTGCCATTTGGAGAAGGAACCTAATCAAGGTTAGAGGACAATTTATTCGATTCCAACATTGGAAACCAGATTTTGATGTGCATGCGGTGAACAACCCAACCAAACTGGTGTGGATCAGATTTCCAGGCCTTCCCctggaatactggcatgagaagatcttgttgacaatggctaAAGTGGCAGGTAGACCTGTGGCCCTGGACAGACGCACCAGATCGGCGGCAATGGGGAATTTCGCGCGCGTTCAGGTAGAAGTGAtaattggggagaaaagggtggaAGAGATTCAGGTGGAAAGAAAGCAACCAAGAACGGGGGAgattttttggtttaaacagTTAATCGTATATGAAGATGGGTTAGCTAAATgtggtttttgcaaaaaaattgGGCATACTTTGTTCCAAtgcaaagagaagaaggaggtggATGCTCGAGACACTGGGGCGGCAGCCATGGTGAATGAAGGTGGTGCAGGGCGGAGATCCAGCTCAGAGGGCGATGGTTTGGGTGAAGGATTTGTTTccaatttgggtagaaatcttaCCCATATGAGGCAGCCTCCTACCATATTAAGAACTCAGATTAGGGACAATAGTCCAACGTCTAAGGAAGGTGTGCAGGGGCAGGGAGATATTGAGATAATTATTCCCTTAGAGAAGTCTACCAATATGGGAACAAATCACAATCGTATGGGTGCAGTTAACAGTATGGAGGGTAATGGCAGTGGCAGATTTCTTGGCAAGAGATGCGGCTAAGAGTGGTATTTCAGGAGTTGATGTGATATTGCCTCCTCACATAGGGGATTTTCTTTCTAGAGATGCCGAGGGAAGACCAAATTATAGATTCCCTtagagtttttccttttctcctgctgatggcaatgccgaaggtgggaggatGGGGAGGCTAGTGGTTCTTTTTATTGTTGGATTGGTTGTTGGGTtgtaattgttttcttcttttttttttttttttttttttcttcttatgaaataaaattttagcgaaaaaaaaaaaatggcaattaGGTTGGATATTTGGATCTCAATTCCGATTATCACCTATTCAACTATGGACAAATGTCCACCACAGGAAGGTAAATTGATCATTGTATATGTTTGTTTTactggagattccaagcaattGAGTAATATTTTGTTCTTCTTACCAACTTGCTCAAGAGTTTATGTATTAGCAAATGCCATGGGTCTAATATCTTCAATGCTTGTCCTCTATTTTCACTTATTTGAGTAGGCTCATAATAGGGAATACCCTAACCCTGGGAACCGGGGCCTAGCCATCCTTCGTTTGCGGTCGACGTTCCGGCAAAGTTTGTCCGTCGACAGCTGAATGTTTCTATCTGGTTCGATTCATGGTCGCATCTGCAAACgtttttgttagatcaaacaccaagaaacacgaaaataaagagacaatagatccgtacgacacagagatttaacgaggttcacacaccagggtggtgtgctacgtcctcgggcgaagaagaagatgaatcactatgcagaagagagattacaccctaccagcggcgaggaaaaactcgccctgaaaccctagctgcctgaaaaccctagaatacaatgactttctcaacaagcaacagtacattacatatactccaaaatcgtggatcgacccatcgggtcgcggttgatccggtcaaaccataccacacccccgcacccccatacgagatcagtgatgggctccgggcttgggccgatactgcttccatcacagatctcagaaaattttccattcgggtcgccaccaaaatatgtcagatcgggtcaattttcaaaacgggtcaaaaattcgagacaaacttaacagttttCCGTGGGCCGACGCCCTCCAGTCCAGGCATTGATCTATATCACTTCAGAAGAAACAATGTAACAGTACTTACCTTCTCCTTGGTGAGTCGAAGTGGGTTCCGTCCTCCCTTCCCTTATCAAAAAAGTCAGGCTTTCATCACAGAGTCGTAAGACAAGCCGTACTGCTGCCCTACTCCCGCCCTACTCCCGCCCTACAGATGCATCCAGGCAAAGGATACAGTTTCAACGTTGCAAATCGCAAAGCCCAATTGCTCTGATAGATGTGGTGATGTCCGTGTTTCCTACCCCTTTGGCTTTGGATCTGAAGAGTGTTACGGAAGTTCTGAGTTTGATTCTTTTGAGCTAATCTGCAATAACAACTACAACCCTCCAAGATTATTCAGTGGGAAGCGTGAaaattctaaatatttcatATCATCGACAATTAAGTTTACTTTAGCCTATAAATAACGATTGCTATAACAGGTTGGTCAACGAATTCAATGGCAGAGACTTTATACGCTAGACAACAGCATcgtgaatctcttcaacatgtCTGATACAGAGAACAAATTTACAACCCTGGATTGCGACACCGTGTCTAACATCACGGGTTTTAATGGCCAGGTCTTCCAGAGTGGGTGTGGCATGATTTGCAGGGACGTATCTTATATAGTCAATGGTTCCTGCACGGGCTTAGGATGTTGTCAGACCTCAATTCCAAAGGGCATCAATATATATCTATTGCGAGCTATGAAAATCATACCCACGTATTTGATTTCAATCCCCGTAGCTACACTGTCATCGTTCAAAGTAGCTGGTTCAACTTCTCACTCTCGGATCTCCTCAATTTCACAAGTATTAAGGGATCTGTCCCTGTCGTGTTCGACTGGGCAATAGATCTAAAGTTTCATAAAGAAGTTGTGAAAAACCAGACTACTTACGCATGCAAAAATAGTGTATGTGTCACTCCATGAAAACCTTCCCTAATTGGGCTCGATGGACTATAAATGGAAAcctaccctgattgaagacttTCCATCTAAAGAATGATTGTAATTcatactctcttctttccaGTTAGAGATTGTAATTGATTGTAATTGAGGACTATCCTTGTATAGCATTTGAGATTAGGGTTACCCTTTGATAATattattgtttaatttgttCTTGTGGATGTGTGTTGGGGGCTGGATTTGATGAAGTGGTGGATGAATGTAAACTCGGTAATAATAACTGCTCtaagaatgtgaaatgcaaaaaCACTCTTACGAGTTATATGGCGACGGTTTTGAAAATGGGACTCGTTGTGTTTCTTATTGCAGGtaattttgtcttttttataataatataataaatttatttatttatttatttagttttggtAAGAATAACATAATAAATTTGTTTATTTAGTTTTGGTAAGAATTAATAGAATAATTTTCTTTACCTCGAAGGTCTTCTCGTTCCATCATCTggattattttctttatttagcATTCAGACCGAATGACTCTATCGATACTTCCATATATTATGGAAAATGTAGGAGAcatctctatttttttccctAGGTGATCTTTAGAATTGCCATTGCTTAGTTTTCAATTCGTCTCTGACCCTTAGTTTTCAATTCGCCTCTAACCAtcaaatgaaatgtgaaatataCATATTAAAGAATGGATCAAACATATTTTGGAGAAGTCGATCCATCACTGATTTTGCCAATGCTAATGAGATCCCACCAAATATGGATGCATTATTATCAAATTCGACAAATTTCCATAACAGGACCATGAGATTAGGGATGCATCCATGAATTTTCTGAAGGGTGCATCAATATTAATAAGTTGTCACTACTGGGTTCACTATGAAATGTTGAAATTTacattttcaattttgaaacaaaTGGATATAGAAACAAGAATGCGCTTGACTGgtcattatttttaatatatggGATTTTGTTATCCACACCTTCAGAGGTATCGATAACCTTGTAACCTCTTTTTTATATCCCTAAGCTATGGTCTCATTGTTTAAAGAATAGAATCTTATgaaggataaaataataatttcacaTAAATACTGAAAAATGTATTCATATGAAAACAAAAACTTAATCACAAGTAAATCCAGTGCCTAGCACAGCTTCTGTTTGAAAAGTAGCGCGTTACGAG
This genomic stretch from Macadamia integrifolia cultivar HAES 741 unplaced genomic scaffold, SCU_Mint_v3 scaffold3003, whole genome shotgun sequence harbors:
- the LOC122067610 gene encoding uncharacterized protein LOC122067610; translation: MAFLNVVDDGRDMDHDPGGGRPPDRGRQLRLTDFWKIKLKDASEAVREESEFQAKEDLSTKVDDSRNQKDRGDGAKKTFSTVVGKALPDVEQLPDPIHAGAHTKIIIPQEAYEERLEKFKFALIGRANFKFMSLNDIRKAAGEGWNLKGRISLSPMGKGFILFQFELEGDMSAIWRRNLIKVRGQFIRFQHWKPDFDVHAVNNPTKLVWIRFPGLPLEYWHEKILLTMAKVAGRPVALDRRTRSAAMGNFARVQVEVIIGEKRVEEIQVERKQPRTGEIFWFKQLIVYEDGLAKCGFCKKIGHTLFQCKEKKEVDARDTGAAAMVNEGGAGRRSSSEGDGLGEGFVSNLGRNLTHMRQPPTILRTQIRDNSPTSKEGVQGQGDIEIIIPLEKSTNMGTNHNRMGAVNSMEGNGSGRFLGKRCG